Proteins encoded in a region of the Chryseobacterium piperi genome:
- the mgtA gene encoding magnesium-translocating P-type ATPase, whose translation MIKLKEKIKNPFHSIINSDGMNVGTTTKLQNAASQDDKFVYAMLETSPEGITELTAEERKGKFGLNEIQHQKAPKWYVQLIKAFANPFIYILLAIASVSFIIDVWLPSAEERDFKTVIVVSIMILISTLLRFIQEFRSNSAAEKLKSMVKTTATVLRKFQGKKEVPISELVPGDIVYLSAGDMIPADCRIMLSKDLFISESMLTGEALPVEKNYLPIRDAEKKPVIELNNLCFMGTNVVSGSATAVIVVTGSYTYFGSISKSITGERPETSFDKGINKVSFLLIRFMLVMVPVIFLVNGILKGNWLEALLFAIAVAVGLTPEMLPMIVTANLAKGAVNMSKRKVIVKRLNSIQNIGAMDILCTDKTGTLTLDKIVLEKHLNVHGVEDDEVLKWAYLNSFHQTGLKNLLDKAVLEHIELHDYLKVEEKFLKVDEIPFDFQRRRMSVILKMHNGNHLLICKGAVEEMLELCSRTFDPGDNRNLHIENDKTVPMDDAMRKIVLKTSKKMNEEGLRVILVAIREFDASHPLTYTLESEKDLTLTGFIGFLDPAKPSAKPAIESLQKLGVNVKVLTGDNEVVTRKICKDVGIPVQQIINGKDLDEMSDEVLTEQMDTVSVFAKLNPLQKVRVVKVLRSKGHTVGFMGDGINDAAALRESDVGISVDTAVDVAKESADIILLEKDLMVLRKGVIYGRRTFGNIIKYIKMTASSNFGNMFSMLGASAFLPFLPMLPVHLLIQNLLYDISQISIPWDRMDEEFLETPKKWDAGGVAKFMFFIGPISSIFDFATFAVMYFVFKANTVEHQTLFQTGWFVEGLLSQTLIIHMIRTRKIPFIQSWATAPVVALTSLIMLIGILLPFSPFAAALKMQPLPLSYFPWLLGILTSYCLLTQWVKNWFIKKFNTWL comes from the coding sequence ATGATTAAGCTAAAAGAAAAAATCAAAAACCCGTTCCATTCAATCATCAATTCTGATGGAATGAATGTAGGAACCACCACCAAACTGCAAAATGCAGCCAGCCAGGATGATAAATTTGTCTATGCTATGCTGGAAACAAGCCCGGAAGGAATAACGGAACTAACAGCAGAGGAACGAAAAGGAAAATTCGGACTCAACGAAATACAGCATCAGAAAGCACCCAAATGGTACGTACAGCTAATAAAAGCTTTTGCCAATCCATTCATTTATATACTATTGGCTATTGCATCGGTTTCTTTCATAATTGATGTATGGCTTCCATCTGCAGAAGAACGTGATTTCAAAACAGTGATTGTCGTTTCGATCATGATCCTGATCAGTACGTTATTACGCTTTATCCAGGAATTCAGAAGCAATAGTGCCGCTGAGAAACTGAAAAGTATGGTAAAAACGACGGCTACTGTATTGCGTAAATTTCAAGGTAAAAAAGAAGTTCCTATCAGTGAACTCGTTCCCGGAGATATTGTTTACCTGTCCGCGGGAGATATGATCCCAGCGGATTGCCGGATTATGCTAAGCAAAGATTTATTTATCAGCGAAAGTATGTTGACGGGTGAAGCCTTACCCGTAGAAAAAAATTATCTTCCCATTCGTGATGCCGAGAAAAAGCCGGTTATCGAGCTGAATAATTTATGCTTTATGGGAACCAATGTAGTAAGCGGTTCTGCAACAGCGGTCATTGTTGTCACCGGAAGTTACACCTATTTTGGAAGCATCAGCAAATCCATAACCGGCGAGCGTCCTGAAACCAGCTTTGATAAAGGGATCAATAAGGTAAGTTTTCTTTTGATCCGGTTTATGCTGGTTATGGTGCCTGTTATATTCCTGGTTAATGGAATCTTAAAAGGTAACTGGCTGGAAGCTTTATTATTTGCTATAGCCGTTGCCGTAGGATTAACTCCTGAAATGCTCCCTATGATCGTAACAGCAAATCTTGCCAAAGGAGCTGTTAATATGAGCAAGCGTAAAGTTATTGTTAAGCGCCTTAATTCTATCCAGAATATTGGGGCAATGGATATTCTGTGCACAGATAAAACAGGAACCCTTACGTTGGATAAAATCGTCCTTGAAAAACATCTGAATGTACATGGAGTAGAAGATGATGAAGTTTTAAAATGGGCTTACCTGAACAGCTTCCATCAGACAGGGTTGAAAAACCTTCTTGATAAAGCTGTATTGGAACATATTGAGCTTCATGACTATCTTAAAGTAGAGGAAAAATTCCTCAAAGTAGATGAAATTCCTTTTGATTTTCAGCGCCGAAGAATGTCTGTGATTTTGAAAATGCACAATGGTAACCATTTGCTTATTTGTAAAGGAGCAGTGGAAGAGATGCTGGAATTATGCAGCAGGACTTTTGATCCGGGAGACAACAGAAATCTTCATATAGAAAATGATAAAACGGTACCCATGGATGATGCCATGCGTAAAATCGTGCTGAAGACCTCAAAAAAGATGAATGAAGAAGGGCTTCGTGTGATACTTGTTGCCATCAGGGAATTTGATGCTTCTCATCCACTTACTTATACATTAGAAAGTGAAAAAGATCTTACGTTAACCGGCTTCATCGGATTTTTAGACCCCGCAAAACCATCAGCCAAACCTGCGATAGAATCGTTGCAAAAACTCGGTGTCAATGTAAAAGTACTCACCGGAGATAACGAAGTGGTTACCCGAAAGATCTGTAAAGATGTCGGAATTCCTGTCCAACAGATCATTAATGGAAAAGATCTGGATGAAATGTCTGATGAAGTCTTAACTGAACAAATGGATACTGTATCCGTATTTGCTAAACTTAATCCTTTGCAAAAAGTAAGAGTAGTTAAAGTATTACGAAGTAAAGGACATACCGTAGGTTTTATGGGAGACGGAATTAACGATGCAGCTGCACTGAGAGAATCCGATGTAGGAATCAGTGTGGATACGGCAGTAGATGTAGCCAAAGAAAGTGCTGATATTATCCTCCTCGAAAAAGATCTTATGGTCTTAAGAAAAGGAGTGATCTACGGAAGAAGAACGTTTGGAAACATTATCAAATACATCAAAATGACAGCAAGCAGCAACTTCGGAAATATGTTCAGTATGTTAGGAGCCAGTGCATTTCTGCCTTTCCTTCCCATGCTTCCTGTACACCTGTTGATCCAGAATTTACTGTATGATATCTCCCAGATTTCTATTCCCTGGGACAGAATGGATGAAGAATTTCTGGAAACTCCTAAAAAATGGGATGCAGGCGGTGTTGCAAAATTTATGTTCTTTATAGGACCTATCAGTTCTATTTTCGACTTTGCCACTTTCGCAGTGATGTACTTTGTATTTAAAGCCAATACGGTAGAGCATCAGACCTTATTCCAAACCGGATGGTTTGTAGAAGGATTGCTATCACAGACCCTGATCATCCATATGATCAGAACCCGTAAAATTCCATTTATCCAAAGTTGGGCTACAGCTCCAGTAGTAGCACTCACTTCACTGATTATGCTCATAGGAATTCTGTTGCCATTTTCACCTTTTGCAGCCGCATTGAAAATGCAACCTTTACCATTAAGCTACTTTCCTTGGCTTTTAGGTATCCTGACTTCATACTGTCTGCTTACCCAATGGGTAAAAAACTGGTTCATTAAAAAGTTCAATACCTGGCTCTAA
- a CDS encoding MgtC/SapB family protein has product MGILEFTIRLVTGMLLGSAIGIERHWRQKSAGLRTNTLVSLGATAFILLSIKIGGDATGRIASYIVSGIGFLGAGVIMKDGLNVQGLNTAATIWCSAAVGALSGMGLQLEAAVVTATVMLTHIILRPIGLQLNRFTFVKSHGDPTDYLFTIKCTAEVENHIRVLLMQMLGNDEKLLLKSLSSDDVDQNVVITAVIKTAVPQDSLIERTASRLTIEEKVHKVSWEIIGTQSEL; this is encoded by the coding sequence ATGGGAATTTTGGAATTTACAATCAGACTGGTTACCGGTATGCTGCTCGGTTCAGCAATCGGCATTGAGAGACATTGGCGTCAGAAAAGTGCAGGCCTTCGTACCAATACTTTGGTATCGTTGGGCGCTACTGCATTTATCCTTCTTTCCATTAAAATAGGTGGTGATGCTACCGGCAGAATTGCTTCCTATATCGTGAGTGGCATTGGATTCCTCGGTGCCGGAGTTATCATGAAAGACGGATTGAATGTTCAAGGTTTAAATACAGCAGCTACGATCTGGTGTTCAGCTGCAGTAGGTGCGTTGAGTGGGATGGGACTACAGCTTGAAGCCGCAGTAGTTACTGCTACCGTTATGCTTACCCATATTATCCTTCGTCCTATTGGCCTTCAGCTTAACAGATTTACATTCGTTAAATCACATGGTGATCCAACTGATTACCTCTTTACTATCAAATGTACTGCAGAGGTGGAGAATCATATCCGGGTATTGCTTATGCAGATGCTGGGTAACGATGAAAAATTATTACTAAAATCCTTATCAAGTGATGACGTAGACCAGAATGTCGTCATTACTGCGGTGATAAAAACCGCAGTACCTCAGGACAGCTTGATAGAACGCACTGCAAGCCGTCTTACTATTGAAGAAAAAGTACACAAAGTAAGCTGGGAGATTATCGGTACCCAATCAGAACTGTAA
- a CDS encoding HAMP domain-containing sensor histidine kinase, with the protein MQIKTRLTILFTIIMATILMIFAFIIYYSATKSRENEFYALLKKEAYTKANLFLNAQVDKRTLQEIYHNNRKTLNEVEVAIYNTDHKLLYHDAVDIDFVKETPKMLGTINSKGEIDFYQDDWQVIGVVYPYKGQKYLVTAASFDQYGYSKINNLLKTMVVVFIFSMIVIFLAGRIFSRKAFQPVNEMTEKARNISATNLDLRLETTGNKDELSQLANTFNDMLNRLENSFDSQKSFVSNISHELRTPLAAIITELELSVNKDRTNEEYKVVISNALNDAKKLARLSNSLLDFAKASYDPTEISFKPVRIDEVLLDARQQVQNYDHDYKIDLNFRSDIEKENQILVYGNEYLLKVAFVNLFENGCKFSEDHKSTVSIIFGNDTIVLNFTDEGIGIPENDLNSIFLPFHRGENKEFADGNGIGLPLTKKIVDLHKGTLTVTSQKNTGTTFTVELPHL; encoded by the coding sequence CTATTATTCTGCCACCAAAAGCCGTGAAAATGAATTCTATGCACTCCTTAAAAAAGAAGCTTACACCAAAGCCAATCTCTTTTTAAATGCCCAGGTGGATAAGCGTACTTTACAGGAAATTTACCACAACAACCGGAAGACTTTAAATGAAGTGGAGGTTGCAATTTACAATACTGATCACAAACTTCTATATCATGATGCTGTAGATATTGATTTCGTAAAAGAAACTCCTAAAATGCTTGGTACCATCAACTCAAAAGGAGAGATCGACTTTTATCAGGACGACTGGCAGGTAATCGGAGTTGTCTATCCCTATAAAGGCCAGAAATATCTTGTTACAGCAGCATCTTTTGACCAGTACGGGTACAGTAAAATTAACAACCTGCTAAAAACAATGGTCGTTGTTTTTATATTTTCCATGATCGTCATTTTCCTGGCAGGAAGAATCTTTTCGAGAAAAGCTTTTCAGCCTGTTAATGAGATGACGGAAAAAGCACGAAATATTTCCGCCACCAATCTCGATTTGCGTCTGGAAACTACCGGAAATAAAGATGAACTATCCCAGCTGGCCAATACATTCAATGATATGCTCAACCGTCTGGAAAACTCCTTTGATTCCCAGAAAAGCTTTGTATCCAATATTTCTCACGAGTTAAGAACGCCTCTTGCAGCTATCATTACTGAACTTGAACTATCTGTTAACAAAGACAGAACCAATGAAGAATATAAAGTAGTCATAAGCAATGCTTTAAATGATGCCAAAAAACTGGCCCGTTTATCCAACAGCTTACTAGATTTTGCCAAAGCCAGCTATGATCCTACCGAAATATCATTTAAGCCTGTTCGCATAGATGAAGTTTTGCTGGATGCCCGTCAACAGGTGCAGAATTATGATCACGACTATAAAATCGATCTTAATTTCCGGTCAGATATTGAAAAAGAAAATCAGATTTTGGTCTATGGAAATGAATATCTTTTGAAGGTAGCGTTCGTTAATCTCTTTGAAAATGGATGTAAATTCTCGGAAGATCATAAAAGTACGGTTTCTATCATCTTCGGAAATGATACTATTGTTTTAAACTTTACAGACGAGGGAATCGGTATTCCCGAAAATGATCTGAATTCCATCTTTCTTCCTTTCCATAGAGGAGAAAATAAAGAATTTGCAGATGGTAACGGTATTGGCCTTCCATTAACGAAAAAAATAGTGGATCTCCATAAGGGAACATTAACCGTAACTTCTCAAAAGAATACAGGAACCACTTTCACTGTAGAATTACCCCATTTATAA